The window TCGACCTGCAAATCTATCCCGCGCAGCGCCTGAACGCCTCCCGGATAGGTTTTCTTAAGTTGTTGAAGTTCCAGCGCAATGGTCATAAATTTTTACTTACCTTACGTTCTTACACTTTATATGTGGTTTAAATAATCCTGGAGTTGCCCTATATTAGCTCAACGCACTAATCTGGTTACAGGTCGTTAACCTCCATGAAAGACATAGATACACTCATCAGCAACAATGCACTATGGTCAAAAATGCTGGTGGAAGAGGATCCCGGATTTTTTGAGAAACTGGCGCAAGCGCAGAAACCGCGCTTTCTATGGATTGGATGTTCCGACAGTCGCGTTCCCGCTGAACGCTTAACCGGTCTGGAACCGGGCGAATTGTTTGTTCACCGTAATGTGGCCAATCTGGTCATCCACACCGATCTCAACTGCCTCTCCGTGGTGCAGTATGCCGTCGATGTGCTGGAAGTTGAACACATAATTATTTGTGGTCACTCCGGCTGTGGTGGTATCCAGGCTGCCGTCGAAAACCCGGAACTGGGGTTGATTAACAACTGGCTGCTGCACATTCGCGATATCTGGCTTAAACATAGCTCACTGCTGGGCGAAATGCCGGAAGAACGACGTCTGGATGCGCTCTATGAGCTGAATGTGATGGAGCAGGTTTATAACCTGGGGCACTCCACTATTATGCAATCCGCCTGGAAACGCGGGCAAAAAGTCACGATTCACGGCTGGGCATACAGTATTAATGATGGCCTGCTGCGCGATCTTGACGTTACGGCCACCAACCGGGAAACGCTGGAGAACCGCTATCATAAGGGCGTTTCCGCGTTAGGGAAAAAGTACATTAACCACGAATAAGCCATCAGGGTTGTAGACCGGATGCGTCGCGTTTGCGACGCCATCCGGCTATTCTGTTCTTACTCGTCCAGCAGCACCACTTTGCCAACGTACGGCAGATGGCGGTAACGCTGGGCGTAATCAATCCCGTACCCCACCACGAACTCGTCCGGAATGGAAAAGCCAACGAACTCTACCGGCACGTTCACTTCGCGGCGAGAAGGCTTATCCAGCAGCGTGCAAATCGCCAGCGATTTCGGCTCGCGCAGGCTCAGGATCTCACGTACTTTTGACAGCGTATTTCCGGAATCGATGATGTCTTCCACAATCAGCACGTCTTTACCGCGAATATCTTCATCCAGATCTTTCAGGATTTTCACATCGCGGGTGGTAGACATGCCGCTACCGTAGCTGGAGGCGGTCATAAAATCGACTTCATGAGATACCTGCACTTCACGGCACAGGTCCGCCATAAACATAAATGAACCGCGCAGCAGACCAACCAGCACCATTTCACTGCCGCTGTCTTTATAACGCTGAGTAATCTGACGGCCCAGTTCGGCAATACGCGCTTTGATCTCCGCTTCCGGGATCATTACTTCTACAGTATGTTTCATATCTATAACCACATGATTTAAAAACAAATCGGTCAATGCCTGCCGTAAATAAGCCCGCATCGAAAAGCAAGTCACGCAGTATACCAGCAAAAGCCTTTATCCGCGGCATCTGTTGATAAAGCTCATTTTGTGATGACGATCACACATGTTAAATCCTATACTTAATTGCTATTAAAAAATTAACAAATTGAGATGGTACCTTTTTATGGCTGAAAACAATGCACGTTCGCCACGACTTCTCGTGACGCTGACGGCCCTCTTTGCAGCGCTTTGCGGGCTGTATCTTCTGATCGGCGGTGGCTGGCTGGTCGCCATCGGCGGCTCCTGGTACTACCCGATCGCCGGTCTGGCGATGCTGGGCGTCGCCTGGCTGCTGTGGCGCAGCAGACGTACGGCGCTATGGCTGTATGCCGCCCTGCTCCTCGCCACCATGATCTGGGGCGTATGGGAAGTCGGCTTCGACTTCTGGGCGCTGACGCCGCGCAGCGATATCCTGGTCTTCTTCGGCATCTGGCTGATTTTGCCTTTTGTCTGGCATCGCCTGATGGTGCCTTCCCGCGGCGCGGTGGCCGCACTGGTTGCCGCCCTGCTGATTAGCGGCGGCATCCTGACCTGGGCGGGCTTCAACGACCCGCAGGAGATCGACGGCGCGCTCAGCGCGGAGTCGACGCCTGCACAGGCCATCTCACCAGTGGCTGACGGCGACTGGCCGGCGTATGGCCGCAATCAGGAAGGCCAGCGCTATTCGCCGCTGAAGCAAATTAACGCCGATAACGTTCACAAGCTGAAAGAAGCATGGGTGTTCCGTACCGGCGATCTGAAGCAGCCGGACGATCCGGGCGAACTGACCAATGAAGTGACGCCAATTAAAGTGGGCGACACGCTGTATCTGTGCACCGCTCACCAGCGTCTGTTCGCGCTGGAGGCGGCGACGGGTAAAGAAAAATGGCACTACGACCCGGAGCTGAAAACCAACGAGTCCTTCCAGCACGTTACCTGCCGCGGCGTTTCATACCATGAGGCGACTGCGGGTAACGCTTCGCCGGAAGTGATTGCCGACTGCCCGCGCCGCATTATTCTGCCGGTAAACGACGGTCGTCTGATTGCGCTTAACGCTGAAACCGGCAAGCTGTGCGAGACTTTCGGCAACAAAGGCGTGCTCAATCTGCAAACCAACATGCCGGATCAAACGCCGGGGCTGTATGAGCCAACCTCGCCGCCGATCATCACCGATAAAACCATCGTCATTGCCGGTTCGGTGACCGATAACTTCTCGACCCGCGAGACTTCCGGCGTCATTCGCGGCTTCGATGTTAACAACGGCAAGCTGCTGTGGGCGTTCGATCCGGGCGCGAAAGACCCGAATGCGATCCCGTCCGATGAGCACACGTTTACCTTTAACTCGCCGAACTCCTGGGCGCCAGCGGCCTATGACGCGAAGCTGGACCTCGTTTACCTGCCGATGGGGGTCTCGACGCCGGATATCTGGGGCGGACACCGGACGCCGGAGCAGGAGCGCTACGCCAGTTCCATTCTGGCGCTGAACGCGACCACCGGTAAACTCGCCTGGAGCTATCAGACGGTTCACCACGATCTGTGGGATATGGACCTGCCCGCTCAGCCGACGCTGGCGGACATTACCGTCAACGGCCAGACCGTTCCGGTCATTTACGCCCCGGCGAAAACCGGCAATATCTTTGTGCTGGATCGCCGTAACGGCGAACTGGTGGTGCCTGCGCCGGAAACGCCGGTGCCGCAGGGCGCCGCGAAAGGCGATTACGTCAGCAAAACGCAGCCGTTCTCTGAACTGAGCTTCCGTCCGAAGAAAGATCTCAGCGGCGCGGATATGTGGGGCGCCACCATGTTCGACCAGCTGGTATGCCGCGTGATGTTCCACCAGCTGCGCTATGAAGGCATCTTCACTCCGCCATCTGAGCAGGGCACGCTGGTGTTCCCGGGCAACCTCGGGATGTTCGAATGGGGCGGTATTTCCGTCGATCCGAACCGTCAGGTAGCGATTGCTAACCCGATGGCGCTGCCGTTCGTCTCTAAGCTTATTCCACGCGGTCCGGGCAACCCGATGGAGCAGCCGAAGGATGCGAAAGGCACCGGCACCGAAGCCGGTATTCAGCCGCAGTACGGCGTACCGTACGGCGTGACGCTGAACCCGTTCCTGTCGCCGTTTGGCCTGCCGTGTAAGCAACCGGCCTGGGGTTATATTTCCGCGCTGGATCTGAAAACCAATGAAGTGGTGTGGAAAAAACGTATCGGTACGCCGCAGGACAGTATGCCGTTCCCGATGCCGGTTCCGCTTCCCTTCAACATGGGGATGCCGATGCTCGGCGGGCCCATCTCGACTGCCGGTAACGTGCTGTTTATCGCCGCGACCGCCGATAACTACCTGCGCGCTTACAACATGAGCAACGGGGAAAAGCTGTGGCAGGCTCGCCTGCCAGCGGGCGGACAGGCCACGCCGATGACCTATGAGGTGAATGGCAAGCAGTACGTTGTTATTTCCGCGGGTGGTCACGGTTCGTTTGGTACGAAGATGGGCGATTATATTGTCGCGTATGCGCTGCCGGACGACGAGAAGTAACTTTGATGCCCGGAGAGATCCGGGCATCCTGCCGGAGGCGCTTCGCTTGCCCGGCCTACAACAGCACCTTCCCCAGGCCGATGTGATGGACACCTCCCACCTTACGGCATCATTAGTGCCAGACTGAGGTGTTAACTTCAGTTCCCAGGGGGAGGTGTCCACATGAATATTAAACGTATTGGCCTCGATCTCGCAAAGCTGGTTTTTCAGCTTCATGGCGTTGATCACCATGAACGCGTTGTTCTCCGTAAAACACTGCGCCGTTCACAGATGCTTGTCTTTTTCGCCCGGCTTGAGCCCTGTCTTATTGGTATCGAAGCCTGCGGCTCCTCGCATTACTGGGCCAGAGAGTTGACCCGACTCGGGCACTCTGTCCGTATTATCCCGCCCCGGTTCGTTAAGCCTTATCTGAAGGGCAACAAAAACGATGCCAATGATGCCGAAGCTATCTGCGAGGCCGTCAGCAGGCCCGGTATGCGCTATGTTGCCGTTAAATCTGAAGCGCAACAGAGCATGCAGGCAGAGCACCGGGTTCGTGCCCGCCTGCTTCGCGACAGAACGGCGCTCAGCAACGAGATACGCGGCATGCTGGGCGAGTTTGGCCTTGTGCTTCCTGTCGGGCTTGCCGCGCTCAGACGAGCACTGCCGGAGATACTTTCTCAGCAGGAACAATGGGATAACCGCTTTATCCGTCTGCTGTGCGAGTTAGCGGAGGAATTGCAGATACTGGATGACCGACTGGCGCGTTATGACCGGCGGCTTAAACAGCTGGCGCAGGACGATGACCGTATCAGGCGGCTTCAGGAGATCAGCGGGATTGGCCCGGTAACCGCCAGCGCGCTGGTTGCAGCAGTGGGTAATGCAAGACAGTTTAAAAACGGACGTGAAATGGCGGCCTGGCTGGGGCTGGTTCCCGGGCAGCACTCAAGCGGCGGAAAAAACCGGCTGGGTCACATCAGTAAGCGGGGTGACAGCTACCTGCGAACGCTGCTGATCCACGGAGCGCGTGCAGTACTGAATGCCTGCGGTAACAAGGAAGACCGTCGAAGCCAGTGGCTGCAGTCAGTGGCAGAAAGACGTAACAGGAATGTCGCAACGGTCGCCATGGCGAACAAAAATGCCCGTATCGCGTGGGCCGTGCTGAGTCGGGAAGAAGAATATCGCGTGATGTAGAACGAAACGGTAAGAGTGAGAGAAAAGAATAATCCTGTCGTGAGATTGCAGAGTCATTAAGCACAAATGTGTAACAGGTAAGACCGACACCTGAAAACTCCGGTTTATCCGAAGGCTCCCTGCGAAGCAAAGCCGTCAGGCCGAATGGAACCAGGTGTGCAGATAACATCATGGCCGGGCACGACGGTGCCGAAAGAAAGGCCGGATATACGAAAGCATCTTACTCCCGTTACACAAAACATGATTAGTGGCTTGCATAACGGGAGGTGTCCATATACGGATAAGGCGTAGCCGCCATCCGGCATTTTTATACGGTAAACCCTGCCATCATGCCCGTATCTTCATGCTCCAGCAGATGACAGTGCGCCATATAGGCAAACTCTTTAGGCGCCTCATGCTCAAACCTGACTAACACCTCGCTCACGCCGCCTTCAACATGCACCGTATCCTTCCAGCCTGCGCGATGCGCCGCAGGAGGCTGACCGTTCTCTGAGAGAATACGGAACTGCGTGCCGTGAATATGGAACGGATGCAGCATCATGTCGCCGACGCCGGAAATCACCCAGCGCTCATATTGCCCTTTGCTGGCGGCAAACATCGGCTTGTTCATATCAAACGCGACGCCGTTAATCTTATTGGCATTGTGGAAGTCGAAATGCCCGCCGTGGTGCATTTCCCCCATTCTGCCGTGCTGCATATGCCCCTGCATCTGACCGTGGCTCATGCCCGCCATCGCCTGATCGCCATACTTTTCCATCAGCTTCTGCATCCCCATCATGTCGAGCATCGGGTCCATCGACAGCTGGAGTGTACGCGTGGTCAGCCCTTCCAGCGGCGGCAGGCCGGGCATGGTCGCGAGAGTATCCGGCAGCATCCCGGAGGCGTTAACCGCCACCGGCTGCACGCGCATCACCGGATGCGGCTTATCGAACGGCGCAACCGCCATCCCCATCTGGCTCACCGGCAGGGTCACCAGATCAAACGGCTTACCGTCGCTGATATCCACCAGCACCTCAAAGCGTTCGCCCATCAGCACCGGCAGTTCATTCACCTTGACCGGCTCCGCCAGCAGCCCGCCGTCGCTGGCAATCACATATAACGGACGGTTATCGCTGGCGGCAAAGTTAAGCGAACGGGCATTGCAGCCGTTGAGCAGACGCAGGCGCAGCCAGCCGCGCGGGGCGGCGTGCTGCGGATAGATAGCCCCGTTGGTCAGCAGCGTATCGCCGAACCAGCCGACGGCGGCGGTCATCACATCAAGCTGATAATCAATCTGCCCGGCATCAGTAAACCGCTTGTCCTGAACAATAACCGGCACGTCGTCAATGCCCCACTGTTTCGGCAACAGCAGCTTATGCATCTCTTCGTCTTCGATAATCACCAGACCGGCTAAGCCCATCGCCACCTGATGCCCGGTTTTGCCGTGCTGATGCGGGTGAAACCAGCAGGTCGCCGCGCGCTGTTGCGGGGTAAAAGTGACGGTGCGTTTGCCCCCGGCCGGAATGATCCCCTGCGGCCCGCCATCCACTTCGCCGGGAACCTCCAGCCCGTGCCAGTGCACGGTGGTCTCTTCGGCAAGTTGATTATGGATATCCACCGTCACCGCTTTACCTTTTTGCAGCTTCAGCGCAGGCCCGAGCAGACTGCCGTTATAGCCCCAGGTGGTCGCCGTTTTGCCGGAGAAGGTGGACTGCCCCGCCTGCACCATCAATGAGATGCGATTACGGGCATCGGCGGTGAGCAGTTGCGGAACAGGTAACGCGGGACGTCCGGCGGCAAAAGCCGCGCGGCTCCATAGCGGTAACGCCGAGGCCATCCCCAGCGCCACAGAATATTTTAAGAAATCACGACGTTGCATAATCACTTCCTTATTTTGCGGCAGACGAAACAAAACCCGGTCCCTGAGCATAGACCCTCCCCTTACGGGAAGGTCAAGATAACGTCATAAATGAAAGCAATAATAAAAGTCGTCGCCTTGCCTACAGTGTGCTAACGTTTAGTTTCCGTAATGCAGTGGTAGAAGCAATGAAGACGTTTTTCAGAACCGTGCTGTTCAGCAGCCTGATGGCTGTTTGCGCAAACAGTTATGCGCTCAGTGAATCTGAAGCCGAAGATATGGCCGACTTAACAGCCGTTTTTGTCTTTCTGAAAAATGACTGCGGCTATCAGAATTTACCCAACGGGCAGATCCGTCGGGCACTGGTCTTTTTCGCGCAGCAAAATCAGTGGGACCTCAGCAATTACGATACCTTCGATATGAAATCTCTCGGCGAGGACAGCTATCGCGACCTGAGCGGTATCGGGATCCCCGTCGCGAAAAAATGCAAAGCGCTGGCGCGCGACTCCCTCAGCCTGCTGGCCTACGTAAAATAATCCCTCCCGCACATTGCTGAAATAATGACCGTGCATCGTCGGTCATTGTTAGCTATGATGTTGCGCCCTTTTTTTACGGGTGTTAACAAAGGAGGTATCAACCCATGGCCGAAAATCCACAGTGGCATGAAACGCTACACGACCAGTTTGGGCAGTACTTTGCCGTCGATAACGTTCTTTATCATGAGAAGACCGACCATCAGGATCTGATCATTTTCGAAAACGCCGCCTTTGGCCGCGTGATGGCGCTGGATGGCGTGGTGCAAACCACCGAGCGCGATGAGTTTATCTATCACGAGATGATGACCCACGTTCCGCTGTTCGCCCACGGCCACGCCAGGCACGTGCTGATCATCGGCGGCGGCGACGGCGCGATGCTGCGTGAAGTCACCCGCCATAAAAACGTCGAAACCATCACGATGGTCGAGATTGACGCGGGCGTCGTCTCCTTCTGTCGCCAGTACCTGCCCAATCACAACGCCGGCAGCTACGACGATCCGCGCTTTACGCTGGTGATCGACGACGGCGTTAACTTCGTTAACCAGACGCAGCAGACGTTTGATGTGATCATCTCAGACTGCACCGATCCGATCGGTCCCGGAGAAAGCCTGTTCACCTCGGCGTTCTACGAAGGCTGCAAACGCTGCCTGAACCCCGGCGGGATCTTCGTCGCCCAGAACGGGGTGTGCTTTCTGCAACAGGATGAAGCTCTGGACAGCCACCGCAAGCTGAGCCATTACTTTGCCGACGTCGGCTTTTATCAGGCGGCGATTCCGACCTACTATGGCGGCATAATGACCTTTGCCTGGGCGACGGACAACGAAGCGCTGCGTCATCTGTCGACTGAAATCATCCAGGCGCGTTTTCACACGTCCGGCCTGAAGTGCCGTTACTACAACCCGGCAATCCACACGGCAGCCTTTGCCCTGCCTCAGTATCTGCAAGACGCGCTGACTTCATCGTCGTCCTGAGGAGAAGATAAAAAATTGAAAAAACTGAAACTGCACGGCTTTAACAACCTGACCAAAAGTCTGAGTTTTTGTATTTACGATATTTGCTACGCCAAAACTGCCGAAGAACGCGACGGCTATATCGCCTATATCGATGAGCTGTATAACGCCAACCGCCTGACCGAAATTCTGTCGGAAACCTGCTCAATCATCGGCGCCAATATCCTCAACATCGCCCGCCAGGATTATGAACCGCAGGGCGCCAGCGTTACCATTCTGGTGAGTGAAGAACCTGTTGATCCGCTGCTTATCGACAAAACCGAACACCCCGGCCCGCTGCCGGAAACGGTGGTCGCCCATCTTGATAAGAGCCACATCTGCGTGCATACCTATCCGGAAAGCCACCCGGAAGGCGGGCTGTGCACCTTCCGCGCGGACATTGAAGTGTCGACCTGCGGCGTGATCTCTCCGCTGAAGGCGCTGAATTACCTGATCCACCAGTTAGAGTCCGATATCGTGACCATCGACTACCGCGTGCGCGGATTTACCCGCGATATCAACGGCATGAAGCACTTTATCGACCATGAGATTAACTCCATCCAGAACTTTATGTCTGAAGATATGAAGTCGCTGTATGACATGGTGGACGTCAATGTGTATCAGGAAAACATTTTCCATACCAAGATGCTGCTTAAAGAGTTCGACCTTAAGCACTATATGTTCCACACCCGGCCAGAAGATCTGACGGAAGCCGAGCGCCAGGAGATTACCACGGCGCTGTGGAAAGAGATGCGCGAGATTTACTACGGGCGCAATATCCCGGCGGTGTAATGCGTTAACCACCTTGCCGGATGGCGCTGCGCTTATCCGGCCTACAGTCGCTCTTGTAGGCCAGGGAGTGCAACCATCCGGCGCCGCGGCGCTCAGAAGTAAAAGACCGCTCCAGCAGGCAAACTTTTCGCTGTTTGTTGTTTTGACACGCAGTGTGGACATGATTTTATTCCGGCCGAATCAACGCCGAGGATCTGGCGCAGGGCCGTTTGATCAGGGTGCTGCAACGCTACAGCCAGCGGCTGGAGGGGTCGTTTATCTATTATCCCCATCGCAACGTGTCCCCCGCGCTGAGGGCGGTGATTGACACCTTAAAACTCTGATGGCTCAGGCTGCACCAGCGTCAACGCCACAGGCAGCGCTTTCAGTTCGTCCTGGGCGGAGTGCGGTAAATTGATGTCGGTTACGACGTCGGTAAAGCGGCTGAGCGGCGTCACGTTAAACAGCGAATGCGCGCCGTATTTGCTGCTGTCGGCCAGCAGCACTTTCCGCTGAGCGTTAGCGATGATCTCCTGCTTCAGTCCGGCTTTATCTTCGGTCGGGGTGGTCACCCCTTTTTCCATACTCCAGGTATTGCAGCTCATAAAGGCAATGTCCGGATAGACGCTGCGTAACATTTTACGGCCAGATTCGCCGATGCAGGACTGGCTGCTGTCATCAATGCGACCGCCGATAATCGTCACCTCAATCTGGCGAAACTCGCATAAAAACAGGGCGATGTGCAAATCCACGGTAATCACCCTGAGCGGCAGATGGGTCAGACACTTTGCCAGCTCGAGCATGGTGGTTCCGGCGTCGAGCACCACCGCGTCGCCCGGGCGCACCATCGACGCCGCGAAACGGGCGATGGCCCGCTTCTCCGCAGGCGATCGCAGCTGCTTCTCGTTGGTCGTCGGCTGCGCCGGTTCAAAGCGCCGTAATGCAACACCGCCGTGGCTACGGCTGATCACCCCTTGTTCATCCAGTTTGATCAGATCGCGGCGGATCGTCGCTGGCGATGCCTCCACCGCATCCACCAGTTGCTCCACGGTGACCAGCGTATGATTTTTCAAATACGCCACAATCTTATCCAGACGGTGTTGTCCTTTCATAACAGGAAATTACGCCAGTTGCATTGCCAGTTTAATCGATACGGCCATGCTCTCAGATTTTGCTTTGCCCGTCCAGGCGATATCAAACGCCGTCCCGTGATCGGCAGAGGTGCGAATAAACGGCAGACCGGCGGTAATATTCACCCCATCGTAAAAGCCAAGCAGTTTGAGCGGAATATGTCCCTGATCGTGGTACATCGCCACCACCATGTCGTACTGCCCTTCATAGGCCTGTAAAAACACGGTATCCGGCGGACACGGACCGTAAACGTCCATTCCCTGCGCCTTCATGTTTTCGATAGCCGGCGCCACAATGCGAATTTCCTCATCGCCAAACAGACCGTTTTCGCCAGCGTGCGGGTTCACCCCGGCCACCGCGATGCGCGGATGAGCAAAGCCAACGCGTTTCAGGAAGCGATCCGCGATGCCAATCACCGTCTCCACGCGCTGCCCGTTAAGGGTATCGAGAAACTTGCGCAGGGCGATATGGGTGGAGACATGAATCACCTTCAGCCTGTCGGTGTACAGCACCATCGCGTAGTCGCGGCTGTCGGTCAGCGTCGCCAGCAGTTCGGTATGGCCCGGATAGTTATGCCCGGCAAGGTGCAGCGCCTCTTTATTCAGTGGCGCGGTGGCGATGGCATGAACGTCTCCTTTCATTGCCAGCTCCGTCGCCCGTTTTACGCAGCGGTAGGCGAGATCTCCCGCCTGCGCCTGCACTTTACCCGGCTCCAGCGCCTCCGGCTGCGCCAGCGGCTCATCAATCACGTGGATCACGCCGGGGGCAAAGCGGGCATCCGCCACCTGTTCAATCGCGCGGAAGGTGACGCCTTCCGCCAGCCCTTTAGCCTGCAGGCGCTTCAGGGTTTGCAGGCAGCCCACCACCACCAGCGGCGCGCCGTTCAGCTCCTCTTCGCCGAGCGCTTTGACAATAATTTCCGGACCAATACCCGCCGGATCGCCCATCGTAATCGCAATTGTTTTAGTTACCACGGTACATCTCCTCAATAAAATAAAGCGCATCACACAGGGTGCTGTCTGAACCGAATCCGCCCGCTTTAGTAATCACCGGCAGGTCGTCAATTTCGCTGTTGACGAAGGTCCCGCAGGGGATACAAGACGCGACTTCGCTCTGGATGCGATACCCTTCCGCCCCGAGCGCGCTGGCGACCGCCGTGGCGATATCGCCGCCGGTCAGGAACAGGCCGCCAATTCGCGACCGTTCAATGATGCGTAAGGTAATCTTTCCCAGCCTCTGGCTCAGCTGTTCGCCGAGCTGCTGTCGGCTCACGCCCAGCTCGCGGCACAGCGAGTCAATCATCTGGCGGTCTTCCGCGCTGCGGCTGGTGCGTAAAATGGTATGGTGACGCTGGCCGAGCAGCGCGCAGGCCTGTTCCACCACCGACGCTATCTCCTGTTCAGCCTGCGCCGAAGCCAGCCGCGAGGCGTCAATATCCACGACTTTGGCGCGCCCATGACACAGCGCCTTCTCCACCTGGCGGCGCGTGGCTTCACTCATCGACCCCGCTACCACCAGCACCGGCAGCTCCTGCTTTGCCTGCATAAAGGTTCTGACCGGCAGCGCGTTCGCCAGCCCGGCGGCGCCGACCAGCAGCGGCATCTCTTTTTGCTCGCAGACGGCGTGGGCGATCAGCGACAGATCGCGATCCTCCACCGCATCGGCCACCACCATACATTCGCCTTCGGCAGCGTAAGCCGCCAGCAGCGCGCTCAACTCTCCCCGGCGAACCGCGTCAAGCGACACTTCATGCACCGGAACGTCGCTTTGCAGGGCCACCAGCTCCGCAATGCGCGAGGAGAGAATCGGCGTCTTCGGATCGCTGGCAAATTCGGTTTCCAGCAGCGGCGTGCCGTTGACCAGGCACAGACCGTCGCGGGTGGTGCGTCCGGCGGCGGGGATCGCCGCCGCAATCACCGCCAGCCTGCGGCGCGCGGCGCGCATGGCGGCGGTGACTTCTGCCCCGACGTTGCCGCGAAAGGTGGAGTCGATCTTTTTATAGACCAGCGGCATCCTGTCCCCTTCGCACCAGGGGGCTAACGCCTGCTGTACGGCTTTCGCCGCCTGCTCTGCGGGTATCGCCCGACTTTCGGTGTTAATCACCAGCACGTCGGCGCGACGGGAGGGCTTCTGCTCCGGCGTCAGCATCACCTCGGTGCGCGCCCCCTTTTTCGCCAGCTGAACGCCGGTATCGTTAGAGCCCGTAAAGTCATCGGCGATAACGATCATTTTCATGCTTTCTTCTCCTTAACGTTCTGACGCGCCTGCTTCTTTGCCACCCATGAGGTGAGGATCGGCGTCAGAATCGCGGTGGTAATCACCGATGCGGCAATCAGCGGCGCGGCGGCGGCGGCAACCTGCGCCAGCGACGGATCGGCCTGGGCAATCGCCAGCGGCGTCGCGACGGCGTTACCGGCGGTGCTGGAGGCAGCGGCGCCGGCAATTCCGCTTCCGCCGACCAGGCGATCGGCGCGAATGTTAAAGAAACCGCCAACGAAAGTGGTCAGCACGCCGAGCAGAACGCCCGCCAGTCCGCCCTGCAACAGCATTTCAAGGTTGACACCGGCCCCCAGCGCAAAGGCGAAGAACGGGATCAGCAGCGGACCGCCTTTGGTCAGAAAGTCACGCATATGCGGATCGAGGTTGCCGAGGATCATCCCCACCACCAGCGGAATCAGTACCGCCACCAGCGCCATGATCGGAATGTTGGCCATCCCCGCGGCGCCCAGCGCGATCATGGTAAAGAACGGCCCGTCATTCAGTGACAGAATCGAAATTGCCCCAACGTCACGCTCGTTGCCAAACTCGCCGACCAGCGCGGCGTAAAGCCCGCCGTTGGAGTTACTCATCGCGGCGATAATCGCCACGCCGCTTAAGCCGAAAATCCCCTCCGCGCCGAACAGATGCTCCACGCCGAGGCCAATCGCGATGGCGACCAGCAGCTTAGTCAGCGT is drawn from Citrobacter rodentium NBRC 105723 = DSM 16636 and contains these coding sequences:
- a CDS encoding IS110-like element ISCro5 family transposase, which encodes MNIKRIGLDLAKLVFQLHGVDHHERVVLRKTLRRSQMLVFFARLEPCLIGIEACGSSHYWARELTRLGHSVRIIPPRFVKPYLKGNKNDANDAEAICEAVSRPGMRYVAVKSEAQQSMQAEHRVRARLLRDRTALSNEIRGMLGEFGLVLPVGLAALRRALPEILSQQEQWDNRFIRLLCELAEELQILDDRLARYDRRLKQLAQDDDRIRRLQEISGIGPVTASALVAAVGNARQFKNGREMAAWLGLVPGQHSSGGKNRLGHISKRGDSYLRTLLIHGARAVLNACGNKEDRRSQWLQSVAERRNRNVATVAMANKNARIAWAVLSREEEYRVM
- the can gene encoding carbonate dehydratase, with the protein product MKDIDTLISNNALWSKMLVEEDPGFFEKLAQAQKPRFLWIGCSDSRVPAERLTGLEPGELFVHRNVANLVIHTDLNCLSVVQYAVDVLEVEHIIICGHSGCGGIQAAVENPELGLINNWLLHIRDIWLKHSSLLGEMPEERRLDALYELNVMEQVYNLGHSTIMQSAWKRGQKVTIHGWAYSINDGLLRDLDVTATNRETLENRYHKGVSALGKKYINHE
- the hpt gene encoding hypoxanthine phosphoribosyltransferase, coding for MKHTVEVMIPEAEIKARIAELGRQITQRYKDSGSEMVLVGLLRGSFMFMADLCREVQVSHEVDFMTASSYGSGMSTTRDVKILKDLDEDIRGKDVLIVEDIIDSGNTLSKVREILSLREPKSLAICTLLDKPSRREVNVPVEFVGFSIPDEFVVGYGIDYAQRYRHLPYVGKVVLLDE
- a CDS encoding YacC family pilotin-like protein, translating into MKTFFRTVLFSSLMAVCANSYALSESEAEDMADLTAVFVFLKNDCGYQNLPNGQIRRALVFFAQQNQWDLSNYDTFDMKSLGEDSYRDLSGIGIPVAKKCKALARDSLSLLAYVK
- the cueO gene encoding multicopper oxidase CueO, producing the protein MQRRDFLKYSVALGMASALPLWSRAAFAAGRPALPVPQLLTADARNRISLMVQAGQSTFSGKTATTWGYNGSLLGPALKLQKGKAVTVDIHNQLAEETTVHWHGLEVPGEVDGGPQGIIPAGGKRTVTFTPQQRAATCWFHPHQHGKTGHQVAMGLAGLVIIEDEEMHKLLLPKQWGIDDVPVIVQDKRFTDAGQIDYQLDVMTAAVGWFGDTLLTNGAIYPQHAAPRGWLRLRLLNGCNARSLNFAASDNRPLYVIASDGGLLAEPVKVNELPVLMGERFEVLVDISDGKPFDLVTLPVSQMGMAVAPFDKPHPVMRVQPVAVNASGMLPDTLATMPGLPPLEGLTTRTLQLSMDPMLDMMGMQKLMEKYGDQAMAGMSHGQMQGHMQHGRMGEMHHGGHFDFHNANKINGVAFDMNKPMFAASKGQYERWVISGVGDMMLHPFHIHGTQFRILSENGQPPAAHRAGWKDTVHVEGGVSEVLVRFEHEAPKEFAYMAHCHLLEHEDTGMMAGFTV
- a CDS encoding glucose/quinate/shikimate family membrane-bound PQQ-dependent dehydrogenase — encoded protein: MAENNARSPRLLVTLTALFAALCGLYLLIGGGWLVAIGGSWYYPIAGLAMLGVAWLLWRSRRTALWLYAALLLATMIWGVWEVGFDFWALTPRSDILVFFGIWLILPFVWHRLMVPSRGAVAALVAALLISGGILTWAGFNDPQEIDGALSAESTPAQAISPVADGDWPAYGRNQEGQRYSPLKQINADNVHKLKEAWVFRTGDLKQPDDPGELTNEVTPIKVGDTLYLCTAHQRLFALEAATGKEKWHYDPELKTNESFQHVTCRGVSYHEATAGNASPEVIADCPRRIILPVNDGRLIALNAETGKLCETFGNKGVLNLQTNMPDQTPGLYEPTSPPIITDKTIVIAGSVTDNFSTRETSGVIRGFDVNNGKLLWAFDPGAKDPNAIPSDEHTFTFNSPNSWAPAAYDAKLDLVYLPMGVSTPDIWGGHRTPEQERYASSILALNATTGKLAWSYQTVHHDLWDMDLPAQPTLADITVNGQTVPVIYAPAKTGNIFVLDRRNGELVVPAPETPVPQGAAKGDYVSKTQPFSELSFRPKKDLSGADMWGATMFDQLVCRVMFHQLRYEGIFTPPSEQGTLVFPGNLGMFEWGGISVDPNRQVAIANPMALPFVSKLIPRGPGNPMEQPKDAKGTGTEAGIQPQYGVPYGVTLNPFLSPFGLPCKQPAWGYISALDLKTNEVVWKKRIGTPQDSMPFPMPVPLPFNMGMPMLGGPISTAGNVLFIAATADNYLRAYNMSNGEKLWQARLPAGGQATPMTYEVNGKQYVVISAGGHGSFGTKMGDYIVAYALPDDEK